A genomic region of Zalophus californianus isolate mZalCal1 chromosome 1, mZalCal1.pri.v2, whole genome shotgun sequence contains the following coding sequences:
- the TDGF1 gene encoding teratocarcinoma-derived growth factor 1 translates to MDRRKMERFSCSVILIMAISKAFELELVAGLGHRELARREPPLRDDSVRSREEPAVRHRSSQFVPSLGIQDSKELNRTCCLNGGTCMLGSFCACPPSFYGRNCEHDSRKENCESVPHDTWLPKGCSICKCWRGQLHCFRQTFLPGCDGHVMDEHFLVSRTPELTLSSGTIFSLAGVCLALQSYC, encoded by the exons ATGGACCGCAGAAAAATGGAGCGCTTCTCTTGCAG TGTGATTCTGATCATGGCCATTTCCAAAGCGTTTGAACTGGAATTGGTTGCTG GGTTGGGTCACCGTGAACTTGCCAGGAGAGAGCCTCCCTTAAGAGATGACAGCGTTCGGTCCCGGGAGGAGCCTGCAGTCCGTCACCGGTCTTCCCAGTTTGTGCCGTCGTTAGGAATCCAGGATA GTAAGGAGTTAAACAGAACTTGCTGCCTGAATGGGGGAACCTGCATGCTGGGGTCCTTCTGTGCCTGCCCCCCCTCGTTCTATGGCCGCAACTGTGAGCATGATTCCCGCAAAGA GAACTGTGAGTCCGTGCCCCATGACACCTGGCTGCCCAAGGGATGTTCCATTTGTAAATGCTGGCGCGGCCAGCTTCACTGCTTTCGGCAGACGTTCCTACCGGGCTGTG ATGGCCACGTGATGGATGAGCACTTCCTGGTCTCCAGGACTCCAGAATTAACACTGTCTTCGGGCACCATTTTTTCGCTAGCTGGCGTCTGCCTTGCTCTACAAAGTtactgttaa